One Candidatus Sysuiplasma acidicola genomic window carries:
- a CDS encoding transposase: IEYKAAWEGVEVQYVSPSWTSKKCSACGKVNRRLGAEKVWQCQCGATHDRDFNAAMNIWSRSNPVCLPVTRAGAGG, encoded by the coding sequence CGATAGAATACAAGGCTGCATGGGAGGGAGTGGAAGTACAGTACGTGAGTCCCTCCTGGACGTCGAAGAAGTGCTCCGCGTGCGGTAAGGTGAATCGCAGACTCGGAGCAGAGAAGGTGTGGCAATGCCAGTGCGGTGCCACACATGACCGTGACTTCAACGCAGCCATGAACATATGGTCACGGTCCAACCCAGTGTGTCTGCCCGTGACCCGGGCAGGAGCGGGAGGCTGA